A segment of the Deltaproteobacteria bacterium GWC2_65_14 genome:
CCGGAAGGTCGGGGACGACCTCGGCCAGCACGGGATCCCCCTGCCTGGGCTCCCACGAGGAGAGGCGGATCGAGAGCCGTTCCGGATCCCGGGGCGGATCCTCCTGCCCGGACCCGGAGGCCAAAGAAGCGGCCGCGAGAAGGGCGAGGAGGCAGGCCGCGACCGCGGAGCCTCTCATTCCCCGCCTTCCTTCACGACGGCTCCGAAGGCGCCGTCCGCGACCAGGACCTCCAGCGCGTCCCCCGGCGCCACCTCGGACACCGACCGCACCGCGCGTCCGGTCTCCCTTCGCGTCGCGATGGCATATCCCCGGGTGAGGACTCCCTTCGGGTCGAGGGTGGACATCTTGGCCGCGAGTACCCCGAGATCCTTCCCGAGGGCGGCGCGCCTGGACCGGGCCAGCCCCCCCGCGCGCTCCGCGAGGAGGGCGATCTCCCCCCGTTTCCGGGAGACCCAGGAGGACGGGGAATGGACCCGGACGGAGGTGGACAGCCGCGTCACCCGGTCCCGCCCCTCCCGCACGATCCTCTCCAGGCAGTTCGCGAGCGCGTCCGTCCGCTCCGCCGCCGCATACCGCCGGGACGCCAGGAGCGGCCGGGGATCGGACAGGCCGCCGAGGGCGATCCGGTGCTCGCGCCGGAGCGTCTCCCGGTGGGACCGTTCCCCCTTCCTGGCCCGCAGGGCAAGCGTTGCGACCCGGTCCCCCCACTCGGCCCGGTCCGGGACCGCCATCTGGGCCGCGGCGGTCGGGGTCGACGCCCGGTGGTCCGCCGCGAGGTCCGCCAGGGTGAAATCGGTCTCGTGCCCCACGGCGCTGATCGTCGGAACGGGAGAGGCGGCGACCGCGCGCACGACCGCCTCCTCGTTGAAGGCCCAGAGGTCCTCCACGGACCCGCCTCCCCGCCCAACGATGACCAGGTCGATCCCCCCCCGGGCGACCAGGGCGGCCAGCGCCCGGGAGATATCCT
Coding sequences within it:
- a CDS encoding exodeoxyribonuclease VII large subunit, with amino-acid sequence MDREPLRAPLTVSELTARIKSCLEGEFRLVRVEGEVSNYRLYPSGHRYFSLKDDSAQVRVVMFRGRERQLFGEIRDGQSVIVTGAVGVYEKKGEYQIYAQSVEVGGVGSLLLELEKRKARLAAEGLFDPARKRPLPRFPGRIGIVTSRQGAALRDMVRVARQRWPSIGITLAPCLVQGEGAAEDISRALAALVARGGIDLVIVGRGGGSVEDLWAFNEEAVVRAVAASPVPTISAVGHETDFTLADLAADHRASTPTAAAQMAVPDRAEWGDRVATLALRARKGERSHRETLRREHRIALGGLSDPRPLLASRRYAAAERTDALANCLERIVREGRDRVTRLSTSVRVHSPSSWVSRKRGEIALLAERAGGLARSRRAALGKDLGVLAAKMSTLDPKGVLTRGYAIATRRETGRAVRSVSEVAPGDALEVLVADGAFGAVVKEGGE